The following DNA comes from Pomacea canaliculata isolate SZHN2017 linkage group LG10, ASM307304v1, whole genome shotgun sequence.
ATCACACAAAATAACACTCGTGTAAAGAGAAGCTTCGCATAAAAGGTGTCCTCTAATATTTAGCAAAGTAGACGAATGTATAGAAAATGCATCAAATGaactattttgtaaagaaaGCGTACATTTGGGAAATATCTCGAAATAAGACGATGGACTATTGTGTGGAAAGGCATTCACTTGAATTAAAAAGTTTCAAACGCAAAGATTAAGCAGTTACCTTTCAATTACTTGTAAATTAAAAGCATAAAGATCAGGTAGCGTTGTCTCTTTAGTGACAAGTTTTAGTCGGCCCCTCTTTTATCATATGTAGACCAAGGGACACAACCTTTTTCTCTCACATTTTTCTCCCCTGACCTGTCACGTAACACCTCATTAATTATAGACTCTAGCAAActcatttgctttctttttcgaGTTTGCTACCACTAAGCTTTGAGGCTTCCTTTGTTGAATTAAGGACTTCCTTAATGtgatctgaaaataatttgttcttgTGCTCGGGCGTTAAATTTTCGATTAACCAGAATGTTTGGCCGCCTTTCGCCTCTTTATTCATTTCACATAAAATGTATTCCATGTCTTTAAATGGCTTTGGAACAGAAGGTACCCTCTCCATATCCATAGCAGCAACAAGTTTCACGTGCTGCCTGAGGTTTTCTTCGATGAAGTCTTGAAATCGTCTGAACAGTTCGAGGTCTTCAGTCGTCGCAATGGACTCCCTGACGAAGTAGAAGATGGCGTGTGGACCGGGACGAGTCACTTCCAACAGACTCCTTAACTGCTCCTCAACGGGCCTTGATATTCCCGGTGTATCGAATAccttcaaggaaaaaaaacgaaatcTTGTAACAgccattttttgttattaattctCTCAGTGTATCTTTACCTTCACGTGCTGATAaagtgatgacaatgacaatgaccaacttcaATAATCCCAGTGGGAATGTTTACTAGTTTACGACGATGCTTATGAGATTTAACAAAATTGTGCAGATATACTGCTTAGCGAAATTAACAGAGCTTAAGTGTGTGTTACGATGGAGAAAGGGAAGAATTGGTGCAGAGCCCATTACACATACCCATGATGGTCTATTCATTGTAACCTCCTGTTATGCAAAGTGCCAACCACATCAAACCTGAATATCACAACAATAGAAAGCGTGTTGTGGCCCAAACTCACCTGACACCAGGTGTCGTTAACGTAGGTTATGTAACTAACCGTCCTGACAATCTCTTTGCCGGCCTGAAACACTGGTCTGCCTACGATGACATCACCACCTAAACTACTAAAAACTAAGATGTCGGGCGTGTCTAACACCTTGACAACAGCAAGAAGGATACGTTTTGGGAATTTGCTGCGTAGTCAAAAGATAACATCTCCCATTCCCATGTAAGACTGTTCTAATTACAGTATGGGAAAACGTGAGAAAGATTCTTTTGCAAGATAaatgataaggaaaaaaaaagtaagcaagtgataaattaaaaaatatatgtaaccACTTGCACACGCTAATTATTACAATTGAGGTCCATATGATAACACATTAAGGAAGCttttgaaaaattcatttaaactttgataaaaacagaaaacaaacactacAAGTAAATGTCTGTCTTCCCTGTCATTTTCTCCAATCACCGCTGCTACTGTTTCGGAAATGAAGGGATTAGCTTTTGACACTTGAAACTGCTCCTTGCCAAGAAGAATATTTCCAGCTGTGCTCTTCCCACTTTCAGAAGCTCCAATGAtgggaattttaaaaattcggTCGTTAATTGACATTGAACTTTGCTTGTGTCATCTTGATCgggtaaatatattttgtgacaatgtaaaaaagaaaaaaatagaaaaagatgtCTTAATTGTCTGCAAAGTTGCACTGTATATGAACAGATCTTAATGTTGGCTACCACTTACTTGACAAATacttatctctctcacacacacacacacactaacagacGTCATCATACCCCTTTGTATTTACAACTAGAAAAGGAAAcgcataaaaaaatcaaaatgtaaattCCTCTGCTTGGGTATCCCAGCACACActtatgaacacacacacacacttgcatgcacgcacagacctccctctccctccttcacacactatacactacccACACATATCAGCTCCACTACTGGCTGCATGCATGGACAAACCCAAACAAGATGCGAGtatgaacacatgcacaaatgACTATCTACAGAGATTGAAGAGGCGCACTAAATATTCTGTCAGAACTCGTGCCACAATGAAGAAAAGTCAGGCAttaaaactgcttttcaaaacaaaacaaaaaacttttaaaactgttttggcCTGGACATGCCTGTATCTGACCGTAGACATCAtgcaataaataagaaattttctGATTGAGACTTGTCAGCATCCTGCACAAAATGCCatcaacaaatatttgcttACAAATGTAGGCCACGGCCAATAGTGGTGGTATTTGAAGAGTTTTAATAAACTTTGCTTCGATGAAGGTATACAGGTTAAATACGGGATGAAATGCATGAAGGATCAGCATTTGTCCTCACGATGTAGTGTTAATCTAAATGTTACATGATATGAGTGTAGTGCACATTCCTTTACATGTACACTAGTCGTGAGGGAATGGGGAGCTTACTgagttttattgtaaataaaagcatATTTCTTACCATTTCCGGCCACAGCTTGAAGGGAAGCATCCGCGCTCATTCTGTATTCTGTTTCTGATTACCAAAAGTTCGAGCTTTGAGTGAATTACCCTAAACAAGAAAGGACTTCTTTTAGTATCAATAAAGCACAAACTGACACTAAGATTAAATGATTCCCGGTACACTGATTACTAACAGTCATTAATTCAGTCATCGGAGTTCTTGTTGACAGCATGTGAGCTTTAGTGTTTGTTAACAATCTCTCGGAGTTACATCTCAAGCCCATTACCTTTTCTGTTTGACGACAATCTTTTGTACAGTACAGCAAATTAACTCAATTATCAAATACTTACTTTCAGACCTTCAGGAGTCAACACAACTTTGTTTGCATTCCAAAAGAGCAAAAGAATTCGCTGCAGTCGACAGACCCCATAGCTGAGAGATTTTCGAGAAATACAGTTGAGATGAACTATTCCGTTGTAGCAATACTCAAgtccttaatcttgtcaaagttaacacacttgtggttattgctgccaaatcccccagatcatattgttaacaacattcaaaaatctatatttcagtttgtgtggggtggaaaaaaggataaaattagtagaaaagtgtctattaaaaaagtatataatggggggattgacatacctgatgttagaacttatatgaatgccttaaaactaacatggttgcggaacataaagaaaaccagtcatagttggaaaatgattattatgtcctcgcataaaatgttaaattacctagacaaacttggcccagcagttggctcttttgtaactgtaaatagtttttggacggatgttttaaaagcgtacgagatatttggagaaagtgttgtgtgtaaacatattgaagagattatatcagagcctattttttgtaacaataaaattaagattgggaataaaccatttctgtatagaatttgggtagacaaagggatatatttaattaaacacttgctggatgaaagaggaaattttctatcatgtcaagatgttaaaaggatatatgatgtaaacattaattttgtctctctaaatggttgcatggatgccataaaggaatatatgcatcaagacagagagaatgcaactgatccatcaccgctggcctatgatacaaataaaactcttagtgtaattcaatctgtacagaaaggtgcaagactgtattatgataacatggtaactaatacacatgtgcctaactgttgctcaaaatgggatacaagactaaatagaaatgtagattggcacattatcttcaggaaagtagccaagactaaagatattaaattaaaatggctccaaatcagagtcttgcatagaatactggggacaaaaatagctttatttaatatgggtctagaaattgatgatttttgttactactgtagatgtgaaaaagaaaacattcaacatattttttggaaatgtaaatgtgttcaagatttctggcaaaactttcaaaattacgtgtcaaataaatgtgggattatgacaaggatgatattaaGTGAACATCCAGTATGAATTTAGACCGTAATATCGCATGCATCATCAGTGAAAAATGTCAAGCTCAAGGTTGCCCCGAAAAAAAACCACGCTAGAAGCAGCAGAAAAATGGttaaatgacaatatttttaaatattgggGATTTACTTAATAACAGTGGGATACCTATAAAATTTGAAGATTTTCAGCAAATGCAAGGTGATAgtgttaattttattgattaCTATAGTCGAATCATGGCAGTTGATGAATACGAAGGAAAGATTTGTTACTTATGGAAGGACTCCaagaaagagcaaaaataaTCACCGACACACAACAATTTTAGACACACAGCATGGAAACATATGATCGTGCGCGCGTGCATATCTTTGTCTCTCAAACATACACTGAAAAACTCCCAACATCCAAGAGTTTaaggtcctgggcatccctttctagttgggaccatgtcatgccagctgtctccgcctctctgtggactgataaTCCCCACGTCCCTGTCTGGGTCTCCAACTTGCCgccccctgtgggttccaggaCAGAGCTTGTCGGCTGCTTTcgagagtgtggccaatccaagccccacttccgcttttTGATGttctaggctggcagggttttggttggcttCTCTCCACAAGGGCGGATATTGGAGACTTCTCAGGCCATCGAGATGTTAAgaatgcggcgcagacatttattgatgtaatgtctgtatcttgttggtgaatggcatttgtcacccgctgtctcagatccatacagaaggactgactttacattggtattatagaggGGATttttggtgtgtagagacaaacgccttggagtgccagataggtcttagggagGGAAGCAAGCCtgggctttgtttattcggcttccgacatcttcatctgtacctccgtctttgctgctgactatgctgccaaggtagctCAATAGCGATCAGTAAATCTTCCACAATATTATGAGGGCAAAAgtcatcatctgtgtgtgtgagtgtgagtgccAATCGCCTGTTGTTACTTTTGGAAAGAGAACGGTTGTCAGAAAAGACGAACATGGCGACATTCCTCTTGACTTGCACACTGACATGTCTGTACTGACATGTTACCGCTGGCACAATGTCAGACTGTCTCGTACTCAGGCCAATAGGACGTTTAGTGCAGCATACACACAGCTGTGGCCAGGTAGCAGATGGAAACTTAGCACTTTTGACCTTAACCCGTTTCACTTGCTAGAGAGAGACTGGAATCTAGTCACGAGCGGGTGGTGGTAGCTGACAATACTCACAAGCCACGCCCCTGAACCCGCCCACCTTGCACGTCACATGACACTGACAAGACCTTGCTGGGAGTTGTTCTGCTCACAACATTGCCGTTAGGTTTCAAATCTGCATCAATGAGGACCTGAACTACTGGGAATTGTTAGAATTGTGTGGACAAACATTTCCTGTCTAAAGGTCGAGGTCAGCAAACTTCTGACACAAAGGTCGCACGGTAAGTGTCTCTAGAGGAAGAGTGCGGAGGCCGGAAGAAAGTCCTGCGCGCGCATGTTGGCATTGGCAATGACTTTCTGTGTgcaggagagagggagacaggaggaagagaggagggagtgcgtgtgtgtgagtacatCAGTGCACATGTGTATGTCATGTGTACGCCCGCCTTTCGATTTTTCTGCGGCTACCAAGGGGAAGCTACCCTGAGAAACACGTCTGCTCTCCTTCCCTAAGTTTTGCTGTCTTTCATCTCTGGCCCACCATTTCAATGTTTCGCTACCTCACGATTCTTCTAATATTTAACAGCTTATTTTGAGAAATTTCTTCTTTCgtgaaacaaatctttattctttaatttcGTGTTGAGCAGTGAAGTAACATCGCATGGCGGCCACCTTGTGAGTAGATCAACATTTGTGTAGTAAGTGTTCCCACCGCTCCCATGAGATCACAAGGATACAAGTCTATGAGTaagttataatttatttgtggAATGATAAGGCTGACACAGTAATGTAATTCAGTGATGCAGAAAATAATATGATACAGCGTTTTGCTTCTGTGACTTCTTATATGATGGAAGACATGCAGTTTAGTTTCTTCTTCCTACTTTCATTgcggataaaaaaataaaaaaggtaaaaaaaataaaatgttaaacttcTCTAAAGAAACAtggtttactttctttttatgtatgtgtgtttgtgtgtgtgtgtgtgtgtgtgtgtgtgtgtaatgtgtgctAGAAGACGCCACAACAATAAACATGGATGAGCTCACATTTCTTATCGTTGGAAAAACTGGAAATGGTAAAAGTTCTCTGGCAAATCTGATACTGGGGGAAAGCAAGTTCCAAGTGTCAACCAGCATGACTTCAGAGACTACACAGATGTCTGAAGCTATGGGTGTGGTCAATGGAGAGCAAATTAAGGTATTGTCAGACGACTTAACATGAATTCCCTTGAGGAGCCAATGGCAAtcaagcacgcgcgcgcactcacacacacatacgaatgaacacacgcacactcactgACAATCctacacaaaattaaatatgaacacttttttatgaacattttttcagCAACTGATGGCCATTTTTTCCGTGACCTCCTTGCAGATAGTCGACACTCCTGACCCAGTGAACCTTGACCTCAGTAAGACAGAGATTTCAGCGGAAGTAGCTCGCTGGAAGTCTCATGCTGTGGGCAAGTTCGCCATCTTGCTGGCGGTGAGGTGTGACGTGCGCTACACGGCGGAAGAATACGACATCTACAAGAAAATCAAGATAGCATGGGGAGACAACTCATTCACTAACCACCTGGTGGTGGTCTTCACGTTTGGAGACAGACAGGACAGGAACATCCACGAGGAGCTGAAGACAGTTTGCTTGGAACTGCGCAGTGTCCTGGCTGATGCTGGGAACCGCTATGTCATCTTCAACAACCGGGTATGTGCGAGACAGTTGCTAAGAAGCAGTTAATTGCCCCTTAGAACAAATGAaatcttttgttattttcttttactatttattttcaaacttaaaaAGCGCAAAGACTTCGTGTAGAATAGAAACAGATATGACGGTATCATCACAAAAGTTTCTCATTTCTTGCTTTGACGATTAAATGTCttcatgaaagaaaactgttgaCTGACATATCCTCCAAAAGGCTTATTTCATTCTGTAGCTTAATTTATCAACTAACAGcctataaaaattttataaatatgtttaaaaatgaaaaggctagcattaaaaagatatgaaagaaaaggtactgaaaagaaagaatgcaaCATTGtccactgtcagcatgaagtatCTTCCTACGccattgtgtctgtgtttatcaTATTTGTACGTATGTTCAGTGTGGGCATATTTGATGCGTGTCTGCGTGTGTACTAACATATGCGTGTTATTCCATGCgtacacaaatttatttaaatgttatgtgTGTGACACAGGCTCACGACAGTGAATCAGAGAAACAAAAGCTGATGGAGTATGCACGAGCTCCTGTCGTCCCACCACCTTCTAGCAACTTAATCAACAAACCTGTGCTGCTGATTATTTTCGTCCTTATCATCCTAATCATTGCTCTCTGGCTTGCTCTGCGTTGAAGATGAAACTTCCAGAAAACTCCAGTGTTTCTTGTTGCTGTGATGATTATTGTCAGTGTTATCGCTTTTGGTTACAAAAGAAGAATATTCTCCTGTATAAACTTTGCCATGCTTATAAacatctttccctttttttcgctCTCATCCTCACCCCGCTAAAAGTATTCACTTTCATTGGCAAATGACATTTAGTGGAATAGCAGTTAATGTCACCTGTAAACTGCTTATCTAATACTGTAACTAAAGAGGGTACCTTACACGTTTTCTGAGTAAATTGTAGAGCACGgccagttctttttttttttcttctaaagaaCAGCTTTTAATAAGAGCAAATAGAGAGGCCAGTGTTATGGTAGTAAAGGTGGAGTTTCTTGGAGTTTAGTTTCAGACTATTTATGTCGCGGGCACCTTGAATGCAAAACGGTTTAGTTAATAGGCTAAACGAAAACTTttaatgcagtttattttaattattttactaatCTGAATATAGTGTGTGCGTGTTAGTGTGATGAGGAGCGGAGCGAACTTTTATACAGAGAGGACAGTGTCTGTGTAAGTAGGATATTTAGCTAAAATGGAGACCAATGCTTTTACTCTTGGTAATTAAATcttattaacttttttattacaaatatattttttaacttgccTTGTTTGCAATAATACATTTTCAGCTATTAGAAGggtataaatattacaaaataaagatgtgttGTATATTAACAGTGAAAAGTGTTGAGTTTCTATGTATGAAGTAATACAGCCAGACATCACTTGATTCATATCAGTGCAGTGATGTTAGATACTTAGAGTCAAGTGCCACTCAACTTCACGAATGTGACACAAGGACACATGATTACCGATATGTGGAGTGTCAGGACTGTCATTATGATAATAAAACACAGAAAGTGTGGAGGCAGACAGACCATAACCATACCACATCCTCCCAGTCAGCAGTAAAATCGTGTTTTGATAGCATCACGTCCTCCCACCTGAAAAGCTATTGTTGTATTGATagtgtttttgaaataaaaccttCCCCGACTTCAGATATGTATTatcatgtgaatcttcgatgTTTGTGGCGAGGATACAGAGTAACGATTTTGTGATAAACatactttcatttaaattttcagAATGTACAGCTGCTTCATACCAGGCTTATAAGGGGCACCCGGTAGTGATAAGAGTCGTTTGTCATAACTGCAGTTAGAGGCCCTGGgatcagatctcgtctcaggacaaTCTCTTTATATGAGACGTGATTGCAGGACCGACCGTCGGGTgatttctccgggtactccagtACTATCATTTCTCTCCTACATGTGGGAAATCACCTTAAGCCTGAAGCACTTTCCTAATAAACAAACCAATCAAACCAGGTTATCAGAATGTACAGCTGCTTGTTTGctagttgtttctttttatgtcGCATGCTTACTTTTCCAGTATCTGACCTCTTGTCTGCTGGTCCTGTTGTGTCATAGTCTACAATCATTACACCGTGTGACATGCTGTCTCACCAACAGTCTGTTACTCTTCTCAAGTTCTTTCACCtttcttatcttttaatttccttcttttgtttgttttatttattttccttttttacatCCCTTTAATAACTTTTAGAAAATAGCCGATGTTGACGCCGAGCTGACAGCCATAAGTGCACCACAGCTCTACAGTCTGTGAAGGACAAGGAACCCCATGAAAATAAGGAACAGCCTGCCAGAGAGGAGATCTGAAGCCTGGTTACAGTTGACAATcaaatatcttttaaagaaaattaaaatcttcTATCCTTGTGTGAATTCACaagcaaatgattttaaaatgggTCTCTGCTACACGGTTCTTCTTCATCTGATGTCATAAGGCTGCAATGAATGACTGTCTCTGTTAGGTATAGAAAGCCTCAATGCAGGAAATAAATACTTACATTGAGAGTAGCATCCAGTGGATGAGGACATGAAGTTTTCCATGAGAAAGGAAGTGAAATTAAAACACAGTGTGTTGTCTATGATTGTCATGGCACGAAAAGGGGCGTTGGGTGAATCAGCCTGACCTGGTGGAAGAAACAAACCTCCTGGAACACTTGACTTCGAAATCATATAAAGGCAGTCTTAGTCTCAGTGGCCATGTGaagtctgtttgtgtgtgtgtgtgtgctcgcgtgaGCGCGCTTGGGATGTGATTTATgttgaatataaatatatacattggAATGTGATAAGAGCTTTGAATCATTTTTGctcaaaaaacattaaaacaaacaaaaagtaaatgcGTTTAACTttgaataaatgacaaaaataagaaataaagctCGTTGCGAGGTGCAACGTTAAAAGTtgtcaacataaaaaatattagcaaatgagaaaagaaggcaagtgacaattttatatgtatatacagggCTTCTACTTACCcagaaaattgcgtacagtatgcattaaaagttcggaggaccccttcaattttcgttgatggggtcccattcaaagttgggcgaagaacagggaccccttaaaaacctgaagaaggggtccctgggaccccaaagaatttagccttagcagaagccctgtatatagaaaacacaaaacaaacgaacacatcaagaataatcatgtgtgcACCTAAATCActccaggaaaaaaagaaagaaagaaattttgctTTGCTTGCATTAAAGCGTCTATGTTTGCATC
Coding sequences within:
- the LOC112574542 gene encoding GTPase IMAP family member 4-like isoform X1, with amino-acid sequence MRSQGYKSMKDATTINMDELTFLIVGKTGNGKSSLANLILGESKFQVSTSMTSETTQMSEAMGVVNGEQIKIVDTPDPVNLDLSKTEISAEVARWKSHAVGKFAILLAVRCDVRYTAEEYDIYKKIKIAWGDNSFTNHLVVVFTFGDRQDRNIHEELKTVCLELRSVLADAGNRYVIFNNRAHDSESEKQKLMEYARAPVVPPPSSNLINKPVLLIIFVLIILIIALWLALR
- the LOC112574542 gene encoding GTPase IMAP family member 4-like isoform X2 produces the protein MRSQGYKSMNATTINMDELTFLIVGKTGNGKSSLANLILGESKFQVSTSMTSETTQMSEAMGVVNGEQIKIVDTPDPVNLDLSKTEISAEVARWKSHAVGKFAILLAVRCDVRYTAEEYDIYKKIKIAWGDNSFTNHLVVVFTFGDRQDRNIHEELKTVCLELRSVLADAGNRYVIFNNRAHDSESEKQKLMEYARAPVVPPPSSNLINKPVLLIIFVLIILIIALWLALR